Within the Neomonachus schauinslandi unplaced genomic scaffold, ASM220157v2 HiC_scaffold_4216, whole genome shotgun sequence genome, the region CCAGCCCAGCTGTTGCCAGCCCAGCTGCTACCAGCCCAGCTGTTGCCAGCCCAGCTGCTACCAGCCCAGCTGCTACGAGCCCAGCTGCGGTGGGACCAGCTGTGGCACTGGTGGTGGCCAGGAGGGTGGCTACGGAGCTGTGAGCTGCCGAGTCAGGTGGTGCCGCCCTGACTGCCGCGTGGAGGACACCTGCCTGCCCCCCTGCTGTGTGGTGAGCTGCACACCCCCAACCTGCTGCCAGCTGCACCATGCCCAGGCCTCCTGCTGCCGCCCATCCTACTGCGGACAGTCCTGCTGCCGCCCAGCctgctgctgctactgctgcCAGCCCAGCTGTTGTGAGCCCACCTGCTGAAAGCCAGGCTGCTGATTAATTAAGAATGAAAGGGGAAACTAAACAAACTGCTCTGATCTCTGAAGAAGGGTTCAATTTTACTCCCATGCTAAGTATCATGATGTTTCTAAGCTACTCAGAAATAATGGGTCTTAGACAGGACACTCTTGGATGTGTTGAATTAGCACACTGA harbors:
- the LOC123323976 gene encoding keratin-associated protein 9-3-like; its protein translation is PSCCQPSCYQPSCCQPSCYQPSCYEPSCGGTSCGTGGGQEGGYGAVSCRVRWCRPDCRVEDTCLPPCCVVSCTPPTCCQLHHAQASCCRPSYCGQSCCRPACCCYCCQPSCCEPTC